The genomic window GAGGGCACGGGCGCCCGCCTCGTTGGCGCGGCGCAGGGCCTCCGAGAGCGGGGTGTCGGACTGGACGGGCACGGCGCGCCTGGTGAGGGTGCGGGCGCTCAGTTCGGGGAGGTGCTCGCGCAGCCGGGCCATGCGCAGGCTGTTGCCGGCGCCGGTCCAGATGATGGCGGCGAGGATGGCGGCGAGCAGCGCGTCGGTGACGGTGTCCATGCCGCCGATGTCCTCGGTGGAGTTGCCGAGCGCTCCGGTGTGGGTGAGCAGGGGCAGGCCGATCAGGACCGCGACGGCGAGGGCGCGGCCGACCCAGGCGGCGGCGACGGTGCCGCTCATCGGCCTGCCGGTGATCTTCCAGACGACGGCGCGGAGCATCCGGCCGCCGTCCAGCGGCAGCCCCGGCAGCAGGTTGAAGACGGCGACGATCAGGTTGGAGATCATCAGTCCGGCCAGCAGCACCCCGGGCACGGTGTCGGGCTCGACGGCGTACAGGGCGAGGTAGAAGACCCCGGCGAGGACGAGCGAGAGCAGGGGGCCGACGAAGGCGAGGACGAACTCACGGCCGGGTGTCTCGGACTCCTTCTCGATCTCCGATACGCCGCCGAAGAACTGGAGCTGGATCCGGCGCACGGGCAGCTTGTAGCGGAGCGCCACGACGGTGTGGGCGAGCTCGTGGACCAGGACGGAGGCGTAGAAGGCGACCGCGAAGAAGAGGGAGACGAGGTAGCGCGCGCCGCCGAGTTCGGGCAGGACCCGGTCGAGCTGTCCGCCGAAGACCCAGGTGATGAGGGCGGCGACCAGGAACCAGCTGGGGGCGACATAGACGGGCACGCCGAAGGGGCGGCCCATCAGGATGCCGCCGCCCGGCTCGTCGGAGCGCTTGCGCTCGGCGCCGTCGGGGTCCGCTTCCCCCGTGCCGGACCGCGGCCGCGTGTGCTCGCCGCTCTCCTCGTCCTTGTTCACGGGTTCCCTTCGTCACGAGGCGTCGCTCGCTCGATCATGCAGTGCGAGAGGGTCTGGGGTCGATGGTATGCCGCTCGCTGTCAGTGGCGGGCCGTAGGGTCTGGGTCATGAGTACGAGTCAGCCGCCCCCGGAGGGCCGGCCGCAGCCTGTCCTGGAGGATGTGCCCACGGCCGCGGACGGTCATCCCTCGCCGCCCGAGGCACAGCGGTCCGGGCCGGACGGCCGGCCTCCGGGCTCGCTGTCCCCGTCGCGGGCGAGCGACTTCATGCAGTGCCCTCTGCTGTACCGGTTCCGGGTGATCGACAGGCTGCCGGAGAAGCCGAGCGAGGCGGCGACCCGGGGGACGCTGGTCCACGCCGTGCTGGAGCGGCTCTTCGACGCCCCCGCGGTGGAGCGCACACCGCCGCGGGCGAAGGCGCTGATCCCGGGTCAGTGGGACCGGCTGCTGGAGTCGCGGCCCGAGCTGGGCGAGCTGTTCGCGGAGGATGCGGACGGTGAGCGGCTCTCGCGCTGGATGACGGAGGCGGAGCAGCTGGTCGAGCGGTGGTTCTCGCTGGAGGACCCGACGCGGCTGGAGCCGGCGGAGCGCGAGCTGTTCGTGGAGACGGAGCTGGAGTCCGGGCTGCGGCTGCGCGGGGTGATCGACCGGGTCGACGTGGCGCCGACGGGCGAGGTGCGGATCGTCGACTACAAGACGGGCAAGGCGCCCCGGCCGGAGTACAGCGAGGGCGCGCTGTTCCAGATGAAGTTCTACGCCCTGGTGGTCTGGCGGCTCAAGGGCGTGGTGCCGCGGCGGTTGCAGCTGGTCTATCTGGGCAGCGGAGAAGTGCTGACGTACGACCCGGTCGTGGCCGATCTGGAGCGGGTGGAGCGCAAGCTGCTGGCGCTGTGGGACGCGATCATGCGGGCCGCGGAGACGGGCGACTGGCGCCCGCGCCCGACGAAGCTGTGCGGCTGGTGCGACCACCAGTCGGTGTGTCCGGAGTTCGGGGGCACCCCTCCGCCGTACCCGTTGCCGCTGGTGCCGCGGCCCTCGGGCGAGCGGCGGCCGGATGAATCGGGCATGGGCGGTCAGGGCAGAATGGGGCCGGTCTAGCGAAGGAGTTCCCGTGGCTGTCCGTGTCCTACTGGTCGATGACCAACCTCTGCTGCGCACCGGCTTCCGGATGATCCTGGAGGCGGAGCAGGACATCGCGGTCGTCGGGGAGGCCGGGGACGGCCTCCAGGCCCTGGACCAGGTGCGGGCGTTGCAGCCCGATGTAGTGCTGATGGACATCCGCATGCCGCGGATGGACGGGGTCGAGGCGACCCGGCAGATCACCGGTCCGGGGCGGGACGGCCCGGCGAAGGTGCTGGTGCTGACCACGTTCGATCTGGACGAGTACGTGGTGGAGGCGCTGCGGGCGGGTGCGAGCGGCTTCCTGCTGAAGGACGCGCCGGCGAACGAGCTGGTCCAGGCGATCCGGGTGGTCGCGGCGGGCGAGGCGATGCTGGCGCCGAGCGTGACGCGCCGGCTGCTCGACAAGTACGCGGACCATCTCCCGTCCGGCGAGGACCCGGTCCCCAACACGCTGCACACGCTGACCGAGCGCGAGGTCGAGGTGCTGAAGCTGGTCGCCCGCGGCCTGTCGAACGCGGAGATCGCGGCGGATCTGTTCGTCAGCGAGACGACCGTGAAGACGCACGTCGGCCATGTGCTGACGAAGCTGGGCCTGCGCGACCGGGTCCAGGCCGCGGTGTACGCGTACGAGAGCGGCCTG from Streptomyces sp. FIT100 includes these protein-coding regions:
- a CDS encoding RecB family exonuclease, which encodes MSTSQPPPEGRPQPVLEDVPTAADGHPSPPEAQRSGPDGRPPGSLSPSRASDFMQCPLLYRFRVIDRLPEKPSEAATRGTLVHAVLERLFDAPAVERTPPRAKALIPGQWDRLLESRPELGELFAEDADGERLSRWMTEAEQLVERWFSLEDPTRLEPAERELFVETELESGLRLRGVIDRVDVAPTGEVRIVDYKTGKAPRPEYSEGALFQMKFYALVVWRLKGVVPRRLQLVYLGSGEVLTYDPVVADLERVERKLLALWDAIMRAAETGDWRPRPTKLCGWCDHQSVCPEFGGTPPPYPLPLVPRPSGERRPDESGMGGQGRMGPV
- a CDS encoding site-2 protease family protein, coding for MNKDEESGEHTRPRSGTGEADPDGAERKRSDEPGGGILMGRPFGVPVYVAPSWFLVAALITWVFGGQLDRVLPELGGARYLVSLFFAVAFYASVLVHELAHTVVALRYKLPVRRIQLQFFGGVSEIEKESETPGREFVLAFVGPLLSLVLAGVFYLALYAVEPDTVPGVLLAGLMISNLIVAVFNLLPGLPLDGGRMLRAVVWKITGRPMSGTVAAAWVGRALAVAVLIGLPLLTHTGALGNSTEDIGGMDTVTDALLAAILAAIIWTGAGNSLRMARLREHLPELSARTLTRRAVPVQSDTPLSEALRRANEAGARALVVVDGHGDPTALVRETAIVGVPEHRRPWVAVSGLAQELTDGLKVPAELAGEALLDRLRATPATEYLVVEDTGEIYGVLSTADVERAFVKAMARPSS
- a CDS encoding response regulator transcription factor, which encodes MAVRVLLVDDQPLLRTGFRMILEAEQDIAVVGEAGDGLQALDQVRALQPDVVLMDIRMPRMDGVEATRQITGPGRDGPAKVLVLTTFDLDEYVVEALRAGASGFLLKDAPANELVQAIRVVAAGEAMLAPSVTRRLLDKYADHLPSGEDPVPNTLHTLTEREVEVLKLVARGLSNAEIAADLFVSETTVKTHVGHVLTKLGLRDRVQAAVYAYESGLVRPGAQ